The window AGACACAGTTATTTAAAATCCATCTTCAGAACAATTAGTCATCTTTCACTACATCATATGGAAAGTTTGGCTAGTTTAATATATCTATAGATACACATCCACAGAGCATCATTCCCATTTGGTGATCAGGCAGAGTAGCTTTCTGGCCACAGTGTAGCTATTTAGAGCATGAACAGGAAGCAAATGGCAATAAAGTTTTTACCTTCTGCCATATTAAGACAGTTCCTTTTCTATACATCAAAGGCTCGTTGTTGTAGTTGATGttgaattcagaaaataaaatttcattcttATCTCCAGCCAAAGTTCcctgcaagaaaatgaaagcaacaagTACTCTtagagaaagagacagaaacaaaccaacaaGGTTACAAGCAAACTGAATCTGCAGAGCGGAAGATGGGTAAATACAGGAAGTAATAACGACACTTAGAGaggtttttcatctttaaattaCAAGCTGTAATTGCTTTTCCCCAACAAAGGAGTTATTTTCAACTGCCAAATGGGGATATTAAAAACGGAGAGAGTTTTTTCAAGTCTGCTTCCGTTTTCAAGATAAATAGAAAGTCAACAAAACcaagagagaaacagaatctCCTGAAATGTGCACAGTGAGACAATAATGCAGGAAGGGATTGGGAATCCATACTAATCGAATCCTCTCATTTTATCTCCTGCTTACAGACACCAATGTTTACATGATGTTTTTAAGATTTCTGAACTCACtaagaaattaaaatccttGTAGAATTCCggttaaaatgtattatttgcTAACCATCATTATTTGCTATTTATCACTTATTATTTGCTAATTCTTATCTTTACAATTCAAGAAGTTGTTGAATATGCACCCGCAAAATTATTATACTAGGAACAGAAAAGCCAGCCGGGGCCGCTGAGCAGGCAAGGCACAACTTAGCAGACCAGATGATTTTCTTTGTACCTAGAATATAATCTCTAGAGAGTCTTACCTGGAGTCTGTCCTGTGCTTGTACTGGTGTCAAACCACTCCGCTGTACAAGCATCCAAAACACTGTATTATAAAGGTTATTGATATggcctgcaggaaaaaaaaaaaaaaaaaagagtatttacCAAATCTGACTGactactcaaaaaaaaaaggaaaagcaacttAATTCCCAGAGTCATAAGAAAAAacttttaagaataaataatatcATTTGGTAGAGAAGATACAGACTTTGTGATCCATTTTTAAATGCGCTGCATATTGTTAATAACTAGAAGACAGattaattttacttctgaaaaggaagagcagagggagaagggagTTTTTAAATAACCTAAGTAATCTCAATTTGAACAACAAGGACTACACGTTAAAGGATACCTAGAAATGAAACCCAACAGTCTGTTTCAGCATGATACATACAGCCCTTTTAACCCCCATCACTTTCCTACGTTTAAGAAGAATTTCACTTAAGCTTACTTTTGTTAAAGAAACCCAAgaatatgaaacaaaaccaaattctATTCATATTTCCTGTGCTGGATTCACACCCGGCATGCAATAAATTCAGTCATAATCTAAATATTCAGAATTCTAGCTGACACACATCTGGACAAATCCCACTACAATTGTAacattgtttatttaaaaactacCACCCTACCTGCTGTTCTTTAACTGACAAGTTACATATACAAACACAATGGCAATGAGGACAATTCTCTTCGGAGAGGATAAGAACTCAACTGCACAAGTCTCCATTTTCTAGAAATGCTTACAATCTGCTTGTCTCCAGCTGAGGTAGTCCTTTAAGTTTTGGTTGCTGGGATACAGCACAATTCGTCCATCAAATCCTGGTGGGTACAGAAGTTGTTGGTCCTTAAAGTAATCCTTCCAATAGAAAACGTAACTTGAGGCAAACTGGGAGACCACATGAGTCATGAACTTACTTgtaaacacaaagcaaaggaaaaagaaaggaatacatCAGTATGACTATATGCACCTGTAACCATGATGTATCAATAGCAGTAACTCTGGTGGACAGCATTACTTCTTATATAATGGTCCAACAGTTCAGCAATGGCATAATCTTTTATGAAGTACTAAGAATCAAATACATGagtttggaaagcaaaacactttGTTAAAGGAAGCCCTGTTTTATCAAAAGTACTTAAAGCTCCCTATCGCTAAATGCTACAGAAACACTGCATGCAGAGCTCACATGAAGAACTAGAACACTACAACTAGAACTAGTTGGAGTGTACATTTCCAAATACAGCCCAGCCTGTAGCCTCTGTGTACAGATAAAGGCAAACGTAAAGACAAGGGCCAACGCCCAGGTTGAGACAGATGTtagaaacaaattcattttcacatcAAAGCAGGTGTTACCTTGCCCTTCTTTTAAACCATTTActcttctttttgaaaacaaaactgtattcATCGCTCTGTCCATAAGCAATAGCGATATCCTCCAACTCCTGCATCACTGTCTGGGCACACTTGGTCATCAGACGAAGAGCACGATCATCATTTGGCTTTTTGAACTCATGCTGCTCAGCAAACCTTCAAAGCAAAAATGGCAGAAGAAGAATCCTTTAAAAGGCAACTCAGAAATGTGAGCCCATTCATTTTCATCGTATTTAGTTTCTATGAATATTGATTTACAATATCCAGTCAATACTAACAGAGAATTCCTTACAGGTATGAagcacagtaacaaaaaaatggttttacacaagggctgctccaaaagtaatgcctcctatgttggcccatgatgtcagaggcagatgttggtggaatggcagtagaggctgaaccatcccgccaatattccattacattttgctgccatgtgacagatggcagcagaggggcagtctgacatggaacggcgtatgaagcaaaggtgtagaactgaattcctccaggtggaaaaaaaggcaaccaACTGACATTCAtcgcttgctgaatgtttatggaggccaaacagtggatgtcagcactGTGAGGCGGTGACTACCGAGTTTCAGCATTGGCAACAGCGGGTCATCACTGCTGGTGCCAGTTAgtacaagtgtggcatgcaggttTTTATtaattgctggcaaaaatgccCAGTTCATGGTGATGaccatgttgaaaaacagtgttttgtagctgagaatttgctctatcgaacagtgttattgtgctgcTTGTAGATGCTGTAGTTTTCATAGAGATAAGCAGGAGGCATTTGGGAGTAGCCTACATACATTACAGACAGTCCCTGTCACAACCACACTTGTTAAGCAGGACAGGGCTCGTACAGACAGACCTCACTCCAGACCGGGCCTGAGACATGGCTACGCCCCCTCGCCGCGTTGCTACAGCAACCACCCGGCAACAAGCTGCCCGCCCATTGGCTGCCCGCTCGGCCTTCACCTGTGGAAATTGCGGCCGTCCAGCCGGACCACTATCCAGCAGTTGGGCAGACAAGTGTCGTCCGCCTCAAAGTCCCGCACGTACTCGAACTTGCTCTTCGCCATGGAGACGCGGCCGCGCACACAGCTCACACCGCGCCGCGCAGAGAtggccgccgccgcccgcaGGCAGCCCAGCATGGCCAGAGCGGAACGGGAAGTAGAGCGCCCCCGCCTCACGGAGGGCACACCAGTGAGCCCTTCTAGGCGCCCAGGAGGACTTCTCTATGGATCTCGGTGGCGGGTCTCCATGGCGACCGCATTGTGAGGTGGTGGGAGGGGCCGAAGGGAACGTTGCGTGCTCGTAGGTGACAGCGGCACGAGGGCGCTGCGAGCGTTGGGGGCCAACCGCAGGCGGCAAACGGCAGCGGTGTCAtggagcggggcgggggcggcggcCACGGCCCGGGTTCTGACCTCGACCTCTGCCCCCAGGGTCCCTCAGGCAGTGAGGAGGCCCGGGCGCGCTTCCAGGAGCCGCACGTTAAAGCCAgggagctccagcagcaggatggaggcTTTCTTGCCTGCCCTCAGGGCAGCAAAGAAGCGggaggggagctcaggtgctcCCCAGCTCCATGGGGGGGAATGGAGAAGACCCTCTGTGTGAAAGAGGATCCAGAAAAGTGCAACGGCGAAGAGCAGGAAGAGGTGAAGGTGGTGGAGATCAGGGGAGTTGTGAAGGAGCCCCGTCCAGGAGTGAAGGCGGATGCGGATGAGGACAGTGCCCCGGGCAGGGCCTCGCATGGGCCCGCACACGTCAGCAGCGATGGCAGCATGGCACGGCCCAGTGAGGGGCTAGGGATCCTCCCCGAAGACCTGAAGATCCCCCTGGTGCTTCGCCCTTTGCCACCTGGCACCCGCATACAGGTCCAAGGCCCTCTGCTGCCAAAGCTGATCCAGGTGTCTAAGGGGCCTGTGAGCCAAGTGCCTCTTAAAATGCAGTCCCTACTGGAGCCTTCTGTAAAAATTGAAACTAAAAACGTTCCCCTCACAGTACTGCCCTCCGATTCAGGTATTATGTTAAGAAGCCAAGTTGGCAGGGTTTCGATAAGGGGCACATGGTAGACAGGTTATCAGGAGGAGTGGAGAGACAAGAGAACCTTCCCCCTGAATGCACTGTAGTTGTAAAGCCATCTAATTGAGGGTAACGCGTAAGCTACAGGAGCACAGAGTTCTCTATTGGCTTATTAGAATCAATTTTAGCAGACAGTTTTGTCTGCTTGGTTCCTGCCTCTATTAAACCCCTTTATAAATGTTTAGAATCACACTGAATTTTGAATGCAAGTTGAAGTTTAGGTGtctgcttgatttttaaaatgaagcattcaTACACCTCTCCAAGACAACTTGGGCATGTTAAGTGATACATGTAGTATCTGGATTAGAAGCTTACtttttctggaaaggaaaaaggatttttaaatttatgcatttttaggCTTTTAAAATCAATGACTCAAAGCGAAGTTCTAAAGATAAGAAGACCTTTGCCCTTTATTGATGATATGGAACAGTTCATTTCTAAGCCTTTCTGAGAGAGGAAATTGCTTGCTGAGGGATCAGCTGTGAGGGTTCTGGCTGTTCATTATGTCACCAGTTCAATCCAAATGCCGTCTGTGTTTACAAAGACGTAAAGCTAGGTGTCAGGTAACAGTCATTTGGTAAAACAGATTCCTCCAGCAAATGAGCGTCCATATCTGAGGGGAGAAAACTCATCCAGAACCCCAGCGCAGCAACAGCTTTCAGCAGAGAAGCCAGAGACTGCACAGTAGTGGGACTGAAGTGCAATACCAGCGCTATTAGGCTGTGTATCATTAGGGCTTTTGGACACATAGTTCTGGGGTAGATAACAAATTTGCAGTGATATGGTCTATGCCATACTATGTTCAATTTATAAACAAGTTACAGGAAGCAGTCTAGCCAAGTGAAATCCAAACTGTCTTAGCAGTCACTtgtgtttcatatttttaaaaagagaataaacaaCAAAAGCCATGCAAATGATTCCTTATACAGTCGGTGGAGGTTAGTAGAGGATCTTCCCGTgccttaattatttttctaggaATTGTTCTCCAGATGTGCAGTGAATTTAGCGTATTCCAAAGCTCTAGTGATTTTTTGACTGTCACTAAACAGCCTCTTGATGTAATCTGTACTGCGTGTATTGCCTGGAAGATGATCTTTCCTCATTTTGTTGCATAGGTATGCCAGATACTCCATTCAGCAAGGACAAAACTGGCCATGTAAAGCGTCCAATGAATGCGTTTATGGTGTGGGCTAGGATTCACCGACCTGCCTTAGCTAAAGCTAACCCAAATGCCAATAATGCTGAAATCAGTGTTCAGCTGGGGCTGGAGTGGAGTAAACTGactgaagagcagaaacagCCCTATTACGATGAAGCTcggaaaataaaacaaaggcaCAGAGAGGAATTTCCTGGTAAAGATTTATTGATTTACCTCAATGTTTTAGAAGTGCAAgatttacagggaaaaaaaaaaaaaactggatttCTTTCATTAGAGCAAATAGAAAAGTTAGAAAGCATGACAAAAATTTCAAGCACCCAGTCCTTCTATCAACTTTCTAGTGCTTGTGAAAACATCAATTTTTCAGTATCCAAAAATTATGAGCATCTTTTAGAGCTTCTCATGGTTCTTACATTCTCAGACCACCATAGCCACAGCAGCTCTTCTGGCTACATACAGAGGTTATTGTGAACATCACTCCAAAACCCTTAACAAATTTGTTTATCCACAACACTGCAGTTCAGTTAATAGGATACTAACAAAGTAGAGCATAAGTATTTGTACCACTCTTTTTGAAAGCTGTTAAGGTATCAGGTGTCACAATCCTTTGTGATGCCATAATCCTGCTAGCTCTCAATTATGGCTAGACAAGACCTGATTAATATGTCATAAATAAGCAAAAGATGAAGAGCAGAGCTCTCTCTCTCTATCCTGGGCTGCTCAGTGTAAATTCacagtttatttaaaagtcTGCTAGTGTTTACTTAATGTTATAAGTCAGAGGCAAACACACTTTTTATTGCCAAAGTCTATACAGGATTCCTATTGGATCATATTTTCCATTGTCTCCTGTAGCCTGCAGATATATGTGAAATTCAAGGGGTTAAAGAAAAGATCCACATTTCGAATACAGTCATGATTTCCTTCAGGACTGGAAAGCCCACAGTACAGTGTCATGTTCTCCTTTCCGTGCTTTCTGTAGCTGTGCCATGTCACTCCCTACTGTTGTGTATTTCTTTGTCTTACTAACAGTTATGATTCAATAACCTAAACAACAATGCCCAAATGTGTCCATTTTATTTCCAACTCTGAAAAAATACCCATTTACTAGCTCACTGACAGAAACGGAGTTTTGCCATTGGAGTATTTTGAgaactttttaactttttttcttatttttttcttaaagtatttCAGAACTGAAGCTGCTATAggctaaaaatataaaattattaaaaaagaatgaaaagaaaaagaaagagagaggcaGTCCTATAAATGGGatatctgcatttttattatctctGACAGGTTGGGTTTATCAACCACGACCAGGCAAGAGGAAGCGTTATCCACTGGCTGtctctgctgtattttcaagCACTACCCAGAATATCATCACTACAAATCCAGTTGCTGTTTATCCCTTTCCATCGCCTCCATTCCCTGTTGCCATGCACAGTGCTCAGAAAAATATTGGACATCCAGTCTGTGAGTTGCAGTAGcgaatgattttaaaaatcaggaatTTACCTATTATAGCAGAAGTTATACATCTAGTAGTgtagatatatttaaaaaatgatttctcaGTCTGTCTGGACACCACTATTTCTATCAGTCCTCCTCTGCACTGCGCCTCTGCCTCCTAATCTCTACCTACTGCTTCCTCACTCTTAGCTGCTCTTAAATTCTGTCCTCCTCTTCATCCGCCACAGATTCCTGCTATTGTCTTTGCAGTTCCTAGTGCCTCCTGGTCTCTCTGGATGTCTGTTGTTCAACACTTACCTCTTGATCAGCTATAGTGGTTTCATTTCCCTGTCCTATCTCCCTCACCTGTATTTTACCCCACCGGATCTAACTGCAGTAGCACTCAAACCTGCTCTACTAAGCCTGAAAACGTTTATTAGCTCATTACCTCCACTCCAATGTGAGTGTTCTTTGCTAGTGAAGCGCCGCTATTCTAGGGCTCAGCAACTTATGCTGCTCACAAGGAGGTAGAATTGTCAGCAAAGTCATTAGAAATGAAGTTAGAAGAGTGTTGATAAGGCGTGTGCTGTGATATTAAAACCAGCACTAAACcaggaaaaggaatttttcagtTGCATGTTTTCCATCAGTTACTTGGGTGTCTTGTGCAAATCTGGAGTAGTTCCATGTGTAGCTGTTACCTCCTTGCACATAGTctgaagaaatgcattaaatgtTGCACCTAACCTAAACAGATCTGCCTTTTGTGTTAAGTTGGTAGTTCACTAGTGAAGTGGGGTTTAGTATGATAGCCCTCAAGCAAATACAAATATCTAACCTGCAGTTCCTCATACTTTGTGGTGAAAGAGCTCTGGCTCCATTAGTGCACAGACAGTAGATCACAACAGAAAGCTTAGATTCAGGCACTGGCTTTAGTGAGACAAGAAAATGAACTGCCTGTTAATGCTGTATGGTAATATTTGGAGGCGTAAATGAGAGCACTCTACTTTGTTCTGGTGAAGTTTCTGAGACAGAGATGTGATCTTTTCTCAAACTGTTCCATAAATTTGTCTGcattaagcattttctttcttacccTAGTGTATCTTATAGTGTTATAGTGTCCTCAGATGCTACTATGTTTCATTCCAAGGTTTACTATCCCATTGAGGTTGAAGTCACTCTTAAATACGAATTGTAAAATCTAGAAGCATTTAAGTCTCATTGACTCAGCATTTAGATGCTTAGACTGGCTAGTGGTTTTTGGAAACACTAATGCCATGTGTTTTGAAATCTTATTGTGTAAAGACAGCCTTTAGCATAAAGTATAATTTGAAAGCGTAcatctgcaaaatgttttaaagggAAATTGGCCAGTGGGAGTATTTGTTGGtgaaacaaataagaaaacataTCAGAGAGTTGTTTTGTAactattttctctcctcctcacTTTTGCTTTAGCACTACGCAGACTTATTAAGAATTAGGCTCATGCCATCTCAGCTAGTAGACCTGGGATGTCTTCTGATCTTGAGGCACTAAATGCATGCTCCAGCTAGTTCGTTCTTCATTCACCCtcgttttttcttttgttttgttttgttgaaggAAGATTGAGCATATGGACTCCAAAACCATGTCAGACACACGTGGGCCAATTGGCATGTGACTGCGAGTGTTTTGGAGGAAATGGTTCTGGCTCCAGATGTGGTTTGCTATGTCACTATTTATGAAATCTCTTCCTTTACTCGTGTCTGATAGATAATTGCTCTCTTTCCTAAAGGTGAAGCTCCTTCTGCCACCCGGCTGCCAGCTTCTTCTATTCAACGTCCAGGTCCAGTTAATCTTTTCCGACCTGCTATTGCAAGCAGCACACCAGTAGCAGTTCCAGCTCCAACCCTGCCTCTGCGCCCTATAATTGCATCACAGCACTTTGCTGAGCCTACACAGAGAGAAGCTCATGACATATCATCTGGATCCTATCGCTTTCTGAAGAGACCAACACCAGTTTTTGTTGAGCTCTCCAGTAGAAACCCAAGTAACGCAACCAACAGTAATGACAGATTTTCTGTCCCTAGTAGCGAGCTCCCAAAGGAGTACTCAGGGGTTTCTGCCTATCCTAGAGGTGTACTTCTTCCCCAGGTTACCCCTCTTCCTCACTCGCATCTCTGTGAGAGTCCTCCCATCGGGCAGGCAGCCAATCTGTTTGGAGTACCtcctcagctttcattttaccACCCCTACTTTGTTCCTGGACCTCACTATTTCCCCTCAAGGTAATGCAACCCTTCATTTCCATACCATTTAGATTAAGTGCTAAAAGGCTTtaactttcagaaagcagatggAGCATTCAATTCTTGAGTCAAGAACGCAGTGCCAGGAAGGAAAGGTGCTCTTCTCTTCCTATGGCTTCTGTGTGGTGGGACCTGCTTTCCTGAGGCTGCTTGTAATATACGCACAGGCTCCATGGTACTATTTTTGTAATTGGCACTCCCAATCCCACAGTAAACAGAAATATCTTCCATTTTGTGCACTAATTGCAGTTAGATGCACTACATCTGATCTCAATGGAAAATTATTAGGTAAATCTATTTTCAAAGTGATCAGATGCAATTAAAGGAGGTGTGTGAGATGTCTCCCAGCCACTCACTATGACTGTAGCTGTCGTAACTACCAATATTTCTGAATTCCAGTCTTGTGGGAAATGTCTTCAGAATTATTACATAAGTAGTAATTACTGGTTTATCCTTTGCAGCCTCTGGGTAGTAAATCAGAGAAGATCACCTAATGAAAGTGTTTACAAACTAACACATGTAATATCTTGTGGGTATTTCTTATACTTTTTTATACTGTTCTGAGTATGTACATCAACATGCTACAGGCTTACCTGATTCTGTTTTATCCATGAcattaattaataaattaaaacgATGGGCTTTTGATTGTTTTCAAAGCAATCTCATGTCTGTATCTACTATGAAGGGATGCATATGCAATCCTTGCTAATACAGAGTCTGTGTATGACCCTTCTTATGAAACCAGTGTTTAACTTAGACATGATTCTAAAGTGTGTGTATTTTGATTATTTCAACAGGATAAGCTGGCTAACTTAGACTAACATTCTGATTCTCTTACTTGGATGGAAGTCCAGGCTATCTGTGTTTCTGAAGGACTACTTTCAATCTCTTTCATTGCAGCACGTGCCCATTCAGCCGTCCCCCATTTGGCTGTGGGAATTTCTCCAACTCAGTGCCCGAATGCCTTGGCTTCTGCGGAGATGGCTACCAAAAGCAGGAGATGAGGTTTTCAGCTCTAGACAGAGATTACTCTTTCAGAGGACACCCAGAGGGAAGTGTACGTGAAGACTCACGTGTCTGTGCACACCTTGAAGAAGTGACCTCTCACAGCAGCCACAGTGAGGAG of the Numida meleagris isolate 19003 breed g44 Domestic line chromosome 12, NumMel1.0, whole genome shotgun sequence genome contains:
- the THG1L gene encoding probable tRNA(His) guanylyltransferase isoform X2, with translation MTHVVSQFASSYVFYWKDYFKDQQLLYPPGFDGRIVLYPSNQNLKDYLSWRQADCHINNLYNTVFWMLVQRSGLTPVQAQDRLQGTLAGDKNEILFSEFNINYNNEPLMYRKGTVLIWQKVNEVMTKKIKLPKESEEKEVEVTRTRTKVVPLHCDIIGEQFWEEYPEILAEDS
- the THG1L gene encoding probable tRNA(His) guanylyltransferase isoform X1, with amino-acid sequence MLGCLRAAAAISARRGVSCVRGRVSMAKSKFEYVRDFEADDTCLPNCWIVVRLDGRNFHRFAEQHEFKKPNDDRALRLMTKCAQTVMQELEDIAIAYGQSDEYSFVFKKKSKWFKRRASKFMTHVVSQFASSYVFYWKDYFKDQQLLYPPGFDGRIVLYPSNQNLKDYLSWRQADCHINNLYNTVFWMLVQRSGLTPVQAQDRLQGTLAGDKNEILFSEFNINYNNEPLMYRKGTVLIWQKVNEVMTKKIKLPKESEEKEVEVTRTRTKVVPLHCDIIGEQFWEEYPEILAEDS
- the THG1L gene encoding probable tRNA(His) guanylyltransferase isoform X3, translated to MDRAMNTVLFSKRRVNGLKEGQGFDGRIVLYPSNQNLKDYLSWRQADCHINNLYNTVFWMLVQRSGLTPVQAQDRLQGTLAGDKNEILFSEFNINYNNEPLMYRKGTVLIWQKVNEVMTKKIKLPKESEEKEVEVTRTRTKVVPLHCDIIGEQFWEEYPEILAEDS
- the SOX30 gene encoding transcription factor SOX-30 isoform X1, translating into MERGGGGGHGPGSDLDLCPQGPSGSEEARARFQEPHVKARELQQQDGGFLACPQGSKEAGGELRCSPAPWGGMEKTLCVKEDPEKCNGEEQEEVKVVEIRGVVKEPRPGVKADADEDSAPGRASHGPAHVSSDGSMARPSEGLGILPEDLKIPLVLRPLPPGTRIQVQGPLLPKLIQVSKGPVSQVPLKMQSLLEPSVKIETKNVPLTVLPSDSGMPDTPFSKDKTGHVKRPMNAFMVWARIHRPALAKANPNANNAEISVQLGLEWSKLTEEQKQPYYDEARKIKQRHREEFPGWVYQPRPGKRKRYPLAVSAVFSSTTQNIITTNPVAVYPFPSPPFPVAMHSAQKNIGHPVCEAPSATRLPASSIQRPGPVNLFRPAIASSTPVAVPAPTLPLRPIIASQHFAEPTQREAHDISSGSYRFLKRPTPVFVELSSRNPSNATNSNDRFSVPSSELPKEYSGVSAYPRGVLLPQVTPLPHSHLCESPPIGQAANLFGVPPQLSFYHPYFVPGPHYFPSSTCPFSRPPFGCGNFSNSVPECLGFCGDGYQKQEMRFSALDRDYSFRGHPEGSVREDSRVCAHLEEVTSHSSHSEEGYISPISQLDAGALENDLPATPPSPSSIQLVNVTDSEDEEEKKVLQEL
- the SOX30 gene encoding transcription factor SOX-30 isoform X2 codes for the protein MERGGGGGHGPGSDLDLCPQGPSGSEEARARFQEPHVKARELQQQDGGFLACPQGSKEAGGELRCSPAPWGGMEKTLCVKEDPEKCNGEEQEEVKVVEIRGVVKEPRPGVKADADEDSAPGRASHGPAHVSSDGSMARPSEGLGILPEDLKIPLVLRPLPPGTRIQVQGPLLPKLIQVSKGPVSQVPLKMQSLLEPSVKIETKNVPLTVLPSDSGWVYQPRPGKRKRYPLAVSAVFSSTTQNIITTNPVAVYPFPSPPFPVAMHSAQKNIGHPVCEAPSATRLPASSIQRPGPVNLFRPAIASSTPVAVPAPTLPLRPIIASQHFAEPTQREAHDISSGSYRFLKRPTPVFVELSSRNPSNATNSNDRFSVPSSELPKEYSGVSAYPRGVLLPQVTPLPHSHLCESPPIGQAANLFGVPPQLSFYHPYFVPGPHYFPSSTCPFSRPPFGCGNFSNSVPECLGFCGDGYQKQEMRFSALDRDYSFRGHPEGSVREDSRVCAHLEEVTSHSSHSEEGYISPISQLDAGALENDLPATPPSPSSIQLVNVTDSEDEEEKKVLQEL